One window of the bacterium genome contains the following:
- a CDS encoding TIGR00282 family metallophosphoesterase, whose product MSNRSADTVRILFIGDVVGKPGRVAVRDLLDGLVDKYNVDLVVANAENVAGGFGITADTTEDLFAAGVHVLTTGNHIWDKKEARELLADTVKILRPANYPEGAPGVGLTTVKTPGGVPITVVNLSGRVFMDNLDCPFRKADEILSGLNPKLRCVLVDIHAEATSEKRALGLYLDGRVSAVLGTHTHIQTADERIMTDGTAYISDLGMTGNEDGSVIGIDFKAARYRFLSQMPTRFHLAGGVPTLCGALIEIDTDTGKAVSIERITRSLGRSVSP is encoded by the coding sequence ATGAGTAATCGATCCGCTGATACAGTCAGGATCCTGTTTATCGGCGATGTGGTGGGAAAGCCGGGGCGTGTGGCGGTCCGCGACCTCCTCGACGGACTTGTGGATAAATACAATGTCGATCTGGTGGTCGCCAACGCTGAAAACGTTGCCGGTGGGTTTGGTATTACAGCCGATACCACGGAAGATCTCTTTGCCGCCGGGGTCCATGTTCTCACCACGGGCAACCATATCTGGGACAAGAAGGAAGCCCGCGAGCTTCTTGCTGACACCGTCAAGATTCTAAGGCCTGCGAACTATCCTGAAGGTGCGCCAGGTGTCGGCCTGACAACAGTAAAAACACCGGGGGGGGTTCCGATCACCGTTGTGAACCTTTCGGGACGTGTATTTATGGATAACCTGGATTGCCCATTCAGAAAGGCTGACGAAATTCTTTCTGGTCTGAATCCGAAGCTGCGATGTGTATTGGTTGATATTCACGCAGAGGCCACCTCTGAAAAACGTGCCCTTGGTCTTTACCTCGACGGGCGGGTGAGCGCTGTTCTGGGGACCCACACCCACATTCAGACAGCCGACGAGCGTATCATGACTGACGGCACCGCTTACATCAGTGATCTGGGGATGACAGGCAACGAGGATGGCTCGGTGATCGGGATCGATTTCAAGGCGGCGCGTTACCGGTTTCTAAGCCAGATGCCTACAAGGTTCCATCTTGCCGGAGGAGTCCCTACCCTGTGCGGTGCCCTGATCGAGATCGATACCGATACAGGGAAAGCTGTTTCCATCGAACGGATCACCCGTTCTCTCGGCAGGTCGGTTTCACCTTAA
- the rny gene encoding ribonuclease Y, translating to MVLDSNIIIWLAIFIAGIAIGFVVRIVLQAVSDKGKHREALNAVNTAQRQADHLLKEAEIKAKEFLFQARSKFDEETKRDREELQKLEKRVQQRDENLDRKFELLDKKEQDLTNREKSVAGQQRAISEKEKELQTTIEQQRVKLEEISEMTAHEAKEELKFMMLEEARIDSAKMIKRLEEEARETADKKAKEIISFSIQRYAGDYIAEKAVTVVNLPSDEMKGRIIGREGRNIRSFESATGVDLIVDDTPEAVVLSVFDPIRREIARIALERLISDGRIHPARIEEVVKKVSREMETAIKEEGEKAAFDIGVHGIHPELIRLMGKLKYRTSYAQNVLHHSIEVAFLCGSIAGELGLNVKDAKRVGFLHDVGKAVDHEVEGSHALIGAELAKKYGESQKLVNAIASHHDEVKAGSIEAVLVQAADALSAARPGARREMLETYIKRLEDLERIANGFKGVEKSYAIQAGREIRIMVESEEINDDQAVVVAKQIAQSIEKELAYPGQIKVTVIRETRAVDYAK from the coding sequence ATGGTTCTTGACAGTAACATTATCATCTGGCTCGCCATATTTATAGCGGGTATTGCAATCGGTTTCGTCGTCCGCATCGTTCTTCAGGCAGTTTCCGACAAAGGCAAACACCGAGAGGCGCTCAATGCCGTCAACACTGCCCAGAGACAGGCGGACCACCTTCTCAAAGAAGCAGAAATAAAGGCCAAGGAGTTCCTCTTTCAGGCCCGGTCCAAGTTCGATGAGGAGACCAAACGAGATCGCGAGGAGCTGCAAAAACTTGAAAAAAGGGTGCAACAGAGGGATGAGAACCTTGACCGCAAGTTTGAGCTTTTAGACAAAAAGGAGCAGGATCTCACCAACAGGGAAAAATCTGTTGCGGGACAGCAAAGAGCAATCTCCGAGAAGGAAAAGGAACTTCAGACAACAATTGAACAACAACGTGTCAAGCTCGAGGAGATTTCCGAGATGACCGCCCATGAGGCCAAGGAAGAACTTAAATTCATGATGCTGGAAGAGGCGAGGATCGATTCAGCCAAGATGATCAAGCGTCTTGAAGAAGAGGCAAGGGAAACCGCTGACAAAAAGGCTAAAGAGATCATCAGCTTTTCCATCCAGCGCTACGCAGGTGATTACATCGCGGAGAAGGCGGTTACGGTAGTCAATCTGCCCAGCGATGAGATGAAAGGCAGGATCATCGGGAGGGAAGGGAGGAATATCCGTTCCTTTGAAAGTGCTACCGGCGTAGATCTCATCGTTGACGATACGCCTGAAGCAGTGGTTCTGTCTGTGTTCGACCCCATTCGCCGGGAGATAGCGAGGATCGCCCTTGAGCGGTTGATTTCGGATGGGAGGATACACCCCGCGCGTATCGAGGAGGTCGTCAAGAAGGTTTCCAGGGAGATGGAAACGGCGATCAAGGAAGAAGGGGAAAAGGCCGCCTTTGATATTGGCGTCCACGGCATTCACCCGGAACTCATAAGGCTTATGGGAAAACTCAAGTACCGGACCAGTTACGCCCAGAACGTCCTTCACCACTCTATCGAGGTCGCATTCCTTTGCGGCAGCATAGCGGGAGAATTGGGGTTGAACGTCAAGGATGCCAAGAGGGTTGGTTTTTTGCATGACGTCGGCAAAGCAGTGGACCATGAGGTAGAAGGATCTCACGCCCTCATCGGTGCTGAACTTGCCAAGAAATACGGCGAGTCCCAGAAGTTGGTTAACGCCATCGCTTCCCATCACGATGAGGTAAAGGCTGGTTCCATCGAAGCTGTGCTGGTCCAGGCAGCCGATGCTCTGTCAGCGGCACGCCCGGGGGCCAGGCGCGAGATGCTCGAAACCTACATAAAGCGTCTCGAAGATCTCGAGCGTATTGCCAACGGTTTCAAAGGTGTTGAAAAAAGTTATGCTATACAGGCAGGTCGTGAGATTCGGATAATGGTAGAGTCCGAGGAGATCAATGATGACCAGGCAGTCGTGGTAGCCAAACAGATCGCCCAGAGCATTGAGAAGGAATTGGCCTACCCGGGCCAGATAAAGGTGACCGTTATTCGCGAGACACGGGCTGTGGATTATGCAAAATAA
- a CDS encoding 5-formyltetrahydrofolate cyclo-ligase, with the protein MSYSISEEKQLIRERVRALRQSLTPEKVREAGETISHFIRSRVLASEIGTVCVYANTGKEISTEALMQGLLADGVTVAVPDWEAWKQGSGLRVVTIESTDELVRKDRVVPQPMVSDDRTFPIEELELFLVPGIAFDSEGNRLGMGGGYFDRLLLHASSTATFTGLAYDFQVVTHVPSETHDIPVHEVVTPGSIQVRGVDHKQEGKGYGS; encoded by the coding sequence TTGTCCTATTCGATTTCAGAAGAAAAACAGCTTATCAGGGAAAGAGTCCGCGCCCTCAGGCAGAGCCTGACCCCTGAAAAGGTCCGGGAGGCCGGCGAGACTATATCCCATTTTATCCGTTCCCGCGTTTTGGCGTCGGAAATCGGGACGGTCTGTGTTTATGCCAATACCGGAAAGGAGATTTCCACGGAAGCTTTAATGCAGGGTCTCCTGGCTGATGGTGTCACGGTTGCAGTCCCCGATTGGGAGGCCTGGAAACAAGGTTCGGGTCTCAGGGTTGTAACCATTGAAAGCACAGATGAACTTGTCCGGAAGGATAGAGTCGTACCTCAGCCGATGGTTTCAGATGACAGGACCTTTCCTATTGAGGAGTTGGAGCTATTTCTGGTGCCTGGAATAGCCTTCGACAGTGAAGGTAACCGTCTCGGAATGGGCGGAGGATATTTTGATCGTTTACTTTTGCACGCATCTTCCACAGCCACCTTTACCGGCCTGGCCTACGATTTCCAGGTTGTCACCCATGTGCCATCGGAGACCCATGACATTCCGGTCCACGAGGTTGTGACGCCCGGTTCGATTCAGGTTCGGGGGGTTGACCATAAACAGGAGGGCAAGGGCTATGGTTCTTGA
- a CDS encoding cell division protein ZapA: MSGRVDVEIFGKVYTVRGDKDPDYVCRVAEFVDRKMREIAQVTDTVSTSRIAILASLNIADELMTMLEESEELKARMKKLTHVIEETLDQEAS, translated from the coding sequence ATGTCTGGCAGGGTAGACGTCGAAATATTCGGGAAGGTCTACACCGTACGCGGTGACAAAGATCCGGATTATGTTTGTCGCGTAGCGGAGTTCGTTGACCGTAAAATGCGTGAGATCGCACAGGTTACTGATACGGTCTCAACATCACGCATTGCGATCCTGGCTTCACTTAATATCGCGGATGAGCTTATGACCATGCTTGAGGAATCCGAGGAGCTCAAGGCACGCATGAAGAAGCTGACTCACGTGATCGAGGAGACGCTGGATCAGGAGGCGTCCTGA
- a CDS encoding SPOR domain-containing protein: MAKRSNQPRELVRLSPLQFSLSISIVVILLGAAALAGYFYGMRQSIRSTGETGISSTGDLPGKAEFKSDAADSQTSVTFYSALKEPRGKVPVVRTPLVKSGKTPDESTPAAPAVSVPPLEDPTIPGKGSVTLQVASYKDQVNARKLLHDLSSEGYAGTIVRIDLDDRGVWFRVRIGPYAEEKSESILKKLRDERKLKGYVVK, encoded by the coding sequence GTGGCAAAACGTTCCAATCAGCCCAGGGAGCTGGTTCGACTCAGCCCCCTCCAGTTCAGTCTCAGCATAAGCATTGTGGTGATCCTGCTCGGAGCCGCCGCCCTGGCAGGTTATTTTTACGGTATGAGACAGAGCATCCGGTCCACTGGTGAAACAGGCATCAGCTCCACCGGTGACCTCCCTGGGAAGGCGGAGTTCAAATCAGACGCTGCCGATTCCCAGACCTCTGTCACATTCTATTCAGCTCTAAAAGAGCCCAGGGGAAAAGTACCAGTCGTTCGTACGCCGCTTGTGAAATCAGGCAAGACCCCGGATGAGTCAACCCCTGCTGCGCCTGCAGTGTCAGTTCCCCCCCTGGAGGATCCCACTATCCCCGGAAAGGGGTCTGTAACCCTTCAGGTAGCCTCTTACAAAGATCAGGTAAACGCCCGAAAGCTGCTCCACGATCTATCCTCGGAAGGGTATGCCGGTACTATTGTTCGAATTGACCTTGATGATAGAGGAGTCTGGTTCCGTGTCCGGATAGGACCTTACGCAGAGGAGAAGTCTGAAAGCATTCTGAAGAAACTGCGGGATGAGCGGAAACTGAAGGGGTATGTAGTTAAATGA
- the argS gene encoding arginine--tRNA ligase, giving the protein MKGTLTYIVKRAMDLAVSEGKIKGDLPAPIIEMTRERKFGDYATNIAMVIASKQGSNPRELAGELIQTIRDADTEGDVLDVSVAGPGFINITMSPGFWSRTLKMVLEKGEDFACSDMGAGKQVQVEFVSANPTGPLHVGHGRGAALGDALANILQCAGYKVQREYYINDAGNQIQTLGISVYARYLELLGRETVFPEEGYKGDYIREIAERLVKEYGELYLNMSEDKAVEEIAVKSAPLILDDIRQDLEEFGVVFDRWFSETDLLERGDVQKTLKDMEKRGTTFMHEGALWFRSTDKGDDKDRVLIKSDGSLTYFASDVAYHRDKYERGFGTVINIWGADHHGYVARMKASIQGLGRDPDDLQIVLVQLVSLVRKGKPVAMSTRAGEFVTLREVRNEVGRDAARFIFLTRKSDSKLDFDLDLAKEKSNDNPVYYVQYAHARICSILRNAQEQGVSFPEPGGVDLTLLDLPEEKELIRHVAALPDVVEGAAISMEPHRITTYLRDIATTLHSYYYHHRVLTDDVLVTEARLAMVLGVRTAIAKALALLGVSAPERM; this is encoded by the coding sequence TTGAAGGGAACTTTGACTTACATCGTGAAAAGGGCGATGGACCTGGCTGTCAGTGAAGGAAAAATCAAGGGAGACCTGCCAGCTCCGATTATCGAAATGACCCGAGAGCGCAAATTCGGTGATTACGCCACCAATATTGCCATGGTTATTGCCTCAAAACAGGGAAGCAACCCCAGAGAGTTAGCGGGAGAACTGATCCAGACGATCCGGGATGCCGATACCGAAGGGGATGTGTTGGATGTTTCCGTTGCCGGGCCGGGGTTCATCAACATCACAATGAGTCCAGGGTTCTGGTCCCGGACCCTCAAGATGGTACTGGAAAAAGGTGAGGATTTTGCCTGTTCTGATATGGGGGCCGGAAAACAGGTGCAGGTGGAGTTCGTCAGTGCCAACCCTACAGGACCTTTACATGTGGGGCATGGAAGGGGCGCGGCTCTGGGTGACGCCCTTGCCAACATTCTTCAGTGCGCCGGTTACAAAGTTCAGCGGGAATACTATATCAACGATGCCGGGAACCAGATTCAGACACTCGGTATTTCAGTCTATGCCAGATATCTTGAACTTCTCGGTCGCGAAACCGTCTTTCCCGAAGAGGGTTACAAGGGCGACTACATAAGGGAAATAGCTGAGCGGCTTGTAAAGGAATACGGAGAGCTGTACCTGAACATGTCTGAAGATAAGGCTGTCGAAGAGATAGCTGTAAAATCCGCCCCTCTCATCCTGGATGATATCCGGCAGGATCTCGAGGAGTTCGGGGTGGTTTTTGACCGCTGGTTCTCGGAAACGGACCTTCTGGAACGAGGTGATGTTCAGAAAACCCTTAAGGACATGGAGAAGAGGGGAACCACGTTCATGCACGAAGGCGCTCTGTGGTTTCGCTCCACAGATAAGGGAGATGACAAGGATCGGGTGCTGATCAAGAGTGACGGTTCCTTGACCTATTTTGCTTCCGACGTAGCCTATCACAGGGACAAATATGAGAGAGGCTTTGGTACTGTTATCAATATCTGGGGAGCGGATCATCACGGTTATGTTGCCCGGATGAAAGCCTCCATCCAGGGTCTCGGCCGAGATCCCGATGATCTGCAGATAGTTCTGGTCCAGCTGGTAAGCCTCGTCAGAAAAGGTAAGCCGGTGGCCATGAGCACCAGGGCCGGAGAGTTTGTCACCCTGAGAGAGGTTCGCAATGAAGTTGGGCGTGATGCTGCCCGTTTCATCTTCCTTACCCGTAAGTCTGACAGTAAACTTGATTTTGACCTGGATCTCGCAAAGGAAAAAAGTAACGATAACCCTGTGTATTATGTCCAGTATGCTCATGCCAGGATCTGCAGCATACTGAGAAACGCCCAGGAGCAGGGGGTGTCTTTCCCCGAGCCCGGGGGCGTTGATCTGACCCTTCTGGATCTCCCGGAAGAAAAAGAACTTATCCGCCATGTGGCTGCGCTCCCGGATGTGGTCGAGGGTGCTGCCATATCTATGGAACCGCACCGTATCACCACATATCTGCGTGACATTGCGACAACATTACACAGCTACTATTACCATCACCGCGTTCTCACGGACGATGTTCTTGTCACCGAGGCACGCCTGGCCATGGTCCTCGGGGTGAGGACCGCAATTGCAAAGGCTCTTGCTCTGCTCGGGGTTTCTGCTCCAGAGAGGATGTGA
- the rimI gene encoding ribosomal protein S18-alanine N-acetyltransferase: MNSGSGTSKINPLVIRPMTLLDLDSVVRIEDLSFPHPWTRDQFTAELERELVSRCHVAVMEDDGIGPAVGFIMAWLVEDELHITNLAVEPEVRRGGVAAALLEQSILEAIELGAMWCQLDVRATNAAARGLYSRFGFKPLGTRKRYYQNGEDAVVMGKELET, from the coding sequence ATGAACAGCGGATCGGGTACTTCGAAGATCAACCCCCTTGTCATCAGACCCATGACCCTATTGGACCTGGATTCGGTGGTCAGGATAGAGGACCTGTCCTTCCCGCACCCCTGGACCCGTGATCAGTTCACGGCCGAACTTGAGCGTGAACTTGTTTCACGATGCCATGTGGCTGTGATGGAGGATGATGGGATCGGACCGGCTGTGGGTTTTATCATGGCCTGGTTGGTTGAGGACGAACTTCACATCACGAACCTGGCAGTTGAGCCCGAAGTGCGCAGAGGTGGTGTCGCAGCAGCCCTCCTGGAACAATCCATCCTGGAGGCGATTGAACTGGGAGCAATGTGGTGTCAACTGGATGTGAGGGCCACCAACGCTGCTGCCAGGGGTCTTTATAGTCGATTCGGTTTCAAACCCCTTGGAACCCGAAAGAGGTATTACCAAAACGGAGAGGACGCAGTGGTGATGGGGAAGGAATTGGAGACCTAG
- the tsaB gene encoding tRNA (adenosine(37)-N6)-threonylcarbamoyltransferase complex dimerization subunit type 1 TsaB: protein MIILAADTSTSQGSVALREPKGAVLREDLDSTRPHSETLLPGVERVLFRAGFTRKDVQAIAVGIGPGAFTGLRVGLATFKAWAAASGLPLIPVVSMDAVAWPLLREGTPTVVLTDARKGEVYAAYYPSLEEGALPRRQGEMMLLPYNEVSSWVSSLNDPDVHLVGTGLSLLEEKGLLNDIEDVEAGSGAPDAAWVLALGEVLFSLGRTVEPSGLIPCYVRPPDARKPSPGKVVTGFPNTDDCAGS, encoded by the coding sequence ATGATAATCCTCGCGGCAGATACATCAACCTCACAGGGAAGTGTGGCCCTGCGGGAACCAAAGGGAGCAGTGCTGCGGGAGGATCTGGACAGCACCAGGCCCCACAGTGAGACACTGCTGCCGGGGGTGGAAAGGGTCCTTTTCCGCGCCGGCTTTACACGGAAGGATGTTCAGGCTATAGCAGTTGGCATCGGACCGGGCGCTTTCACTGGCCTGAGGGTCGGCCTTGCCACCTTCAAGGCCTGGGCTGCGGCATCCGGGTTGCCCCTCATACCCGTGGTTTCAATGGATGCTGTCGCCTGGCCCCTCCTCAGGGAAGGAACCCCGACTGTGGTGCTTACCGATGCACGCAAAGGGGAGGTTTACGCAGCGTACTACCCATCCCTTGAAGAGGGAGCTCTCCCCCGCCGGCAGGGAGAAATGATGTTACTCCCATATAACGAAGTCTCCAGTTGGGTGTCATCGTTAAATGATCCAGACGTTCACCTGGTTGGCACAGGACTGTCTCTCCTGGAGGAAAAGGGTCTATTAAATGATATTGAGGATGTGGAAGCCGGTTCCGGAGCGCCGGATGCTGCCTGGGTCCTTGCTCTTGGGGAAGTTCTCTTTTCCCTCGGGCGTACTGTGGAACCTTCAGGTTTGATCCCCTGTTACGTGCGGCCTCCTGACGCCAGAAAACCTTCACCGGGAAAAGTTGTCACTGGCTTTCCCAATACCGATGACTGTGCTGGCAGTTAA
- a CDS encoding acyltransferase → MIKVAGIQLASREDSEATLGKMVELADLAVERGVELLAFPELCATKWFPSRMRQGNFELAETVHGPGTDRMCEFAAANGVVIVYPVFEKAGKGEYYNSAVVIDADGTMVGVYRKVHIPNVMGWHERFYFLPGNKGFPVFETRIGTIGVQISWDVFFPEGARILALKGADLIIVPTSNAHASQERWEKMIAGNALANSTFFLRVNRVGREEKQSFYGKSFCMDPHGELVHRPAGSRDSVHITAIDLDEVTRTREEWAFFRDRRESQYGELGGRLPTADKLGLPSGLYSGGKNGS, encoded by the coding sequence ATGATAAAGGTGGCTGGGATCCAACTGGCCAGCAGAGAAGATAGTGAGGCTACTCTGGGCAAGATGGTCGAGCTGGCTGATCTGGCGGTGGAAAGGGGAGTGGAGCTTTTGGCCTTTCCGGAACTGTGCGCCACGAAATGGTTCCCCAGCAGAATGAGGCAGGGGAATTTCGAGCTTGCTGAAACAGTTCATGGGCCAGGTACAGACCGTATGTGCGAATTCGCGGCTGCAAACGGGGTTGTGATCGTCTATCCCGTGTTTGAGAAGGCCGGTAAAGGGGAGTATTACAACAGCGCCGTGGTCATCGATGCAGACGGCACTATGGTTGGTGTTTATCGCAAGGTGCACATTCCCAACGTCATGGGGTGGCACGAGAGGTTCTATTTTCTTCCAGGGAACAAAGGGTTCCCGGTATTTGAGACCCGAATCGGGACCATCGGGGTTCAGATCAGCTGGGATGTCTTTTTCCCCGAGGGAGCCCGTATCCTTGCCCTGAAGGGCGCGGACCTGATCATTGTCCCCACCTCCAACGCCCACGCCAGCCAGGAGAGGTGGGAGAAAATGATAGCGGGGAACGCCCTTGCCAACAGCACCTTCTTCCTGAGGGTCAACAGAGTGGGTCGGGAGGAGAAACAGTCCTTTTACGGCAAGAGCTTCTGCATGGACCCTCACGGTGAACTGGTTCATCGGCCAGCCGGTTCGAGGGACTCTGTCCACATTACGGCTATCGACCTCGATGAGGTGACCAGGACCAGGGAAGAGTGGGCTTTTTTCAGGGACCGCAGGGAGAGCCAGTATGGTGAGTTGGGAGGACGCCTTCCCACGGCAGACAAACTGGGATTGCCCTCTGGACTCTATTCAGGAGGGAAAAATGGCAGCTGA
- a CDS encoding sensor domain-containing diguanylate cyclase — translation MRIEIGGPGKKRIFLITAGLLTLSLVLPVAVSHRIQRFYLIAQACLSGGALILAVSLALKRKQGIRHLTTDLSTNVMLCVIAGVGVQTLYTGLPLIPLVFFVGFPYTVFARHRILFWIPAAVLSVAAAGRYLFLKDSELILWTALFLLYSAALGDRMYRDGRRIEHLGSMVKRINSDAREMMGRIGEEGFSESMDRIRGKEAAIAIAIDEDDFLQRLLRWGCRVFNARTGILLIPDEGEPEFFRMRAAVHRGVVILEGLVPANKGFIHITREREGILCVSDASSARKSLSFYPDGTKVGSFLVKIVKDPKWGKDADDGTGSEKIRCVLYFDSETVNTMSLDDRTSKRLDEFGSLVLKAMDTAGHLQKLTTEMFSRDAISRYARGLTQSLQPEIIARMALDAVMDAVPKCDGAVVMLFDEGLSVVDSKGDLVKKVGSERILRNEPSHTGLLLRRFAELESGEGIGDARGAEIVINGLQARRSPFFRKGEQLGNIISFAAIPCFVGEGDTTLKAAISVVSSQENAFGKEELEELRTIAGMMAPALDNAIQHKQVDELSRTDGLTGLLNHRTFQIVLDGKLNHLSRGNFRSVAAIMVDADRFKEVNDTYGHPVGDEVLVELARRLKMGIRKNDAVARYGGEEFAVILDNAGEKETRDIAEKMRHSIRSRPFATTAGKIEVSASFGFSVFTGTDGYARKELLGQADQALYQAKAGGRDRVVSYVDIETEATEIEPVAEDALTAIMEGRR, via the coding sequence ATGAGGATCGAGATCGGCGGCCCGGGTAAAAAACGCATCTTCCTGATCACCGCGGGCCTGTTGACATTATCCCTTGTGCTTCCAGTTGCTGTTTCGCACCGCATTCAGCGTTTCTACCTGATCGCCCAGGCATGCCTTTCCGGCGGCGCCCTTATCCTGGCTGTTTCCTTGGCTTTGAAACGCAAACAGGGGATCAGACATCTCACCACCGATCTTTCCACCAATGTCATGTTGTGTGTCATCGCCGGAGTTGGGGTTCAGACTCTATATACCGGACTGCCATTGATACCGCTGGTGTTTTTCGTGGGATTCCCTTACACCGTGTTCGCCCGCCATCGGATTTTATTCTGGATCCCAGCCGCTGTTCTTTCCGTTGCCGCTGCCGGCAGGTACCTGTTCCTCAAGGATTCGGAGCTGATTTTATGGACGGCCCTATTTCTCCTTTACAGCGCTGCCTTAGGCGACAGGATGTACAGAGACGGCAGGCGTATTGAGCATCTGGGATCCATGGTGAAACGGATCAACAGTGACGCCCGAGAGATGATGGGACGTATAGGGGAAGAGGGCTTTTCAGAATCCATGGATCGGATAAGAGGCAAGGAAGCCGCTATAGCTATTGCCATAGATGAGGATGATTTTCTCCAGAGACTCCTCAGATGGGGGTGCCGGGTTTTCAACGCCCGCACAGGTATTCTCCTGATCCCTGACGAGGGCGAACCTGAATTTTTCAGGATGAGAGCCGCGGTGCACAGGGGTGTGGTGATTCTTGAAGGCCTCGTTCCGGCAAACAAGGGGTTTATCCATATCACCAGGGAGCGGGAAGGCATCCTGTGTGTTTCCGATGCCAGTTCAGCCCGAAAATCCCTCAGCTTTTACCCGGATGGCACCAAAGTAGGTTCTTTTCTCGTTAAGATCGTAAAGGACCCGAAGTGGGGAAAGGATGCCGACGATGGAACCGGGTCGGAAAAGATCCGCTGCGTACTTTACTTTGACAGTGAAACGGTCAATACCATGTCCCTGGATGATAGAACCTCTAAACGGCTGGATGAGTTCGGCAGCCTGGTGCTAAAGGCCATGGACACGGCGGGCCACCTTCAGAAGTTGACCACGGAGATGTTCTCCAGGGACGCCATATCCCGGTATGCCCGGGGATTGACACAGTCATTACAGCCGGAGATTATCGCTAGAATGGCCCTGGATGCCGTGATGGATGCCGTTCCAAAGTGTGACGGCGCCGTTGTCATGCTCTTCGACGAGGGGTTGTCGGTGGTGGATTCAAAAGGGGATCTTGTAAAAAAGGTGGGGAGCGAAAGAATTCTCAGGAATGAACCCAGCCACACGGGTCTGCTCCTCAGGCGCTTTGCTGAACTGGAGTCTGGTGAGGGCATTGGAGACGCTCGCGGTGCTGAGATCGTCATTAACGGTCTGCAGGCCAGGAGATCCCCCTTTTTCCGCAAAGGGGAGCAGCTGGGAAACATTATCTCATTTGCCGCCATCCCATGCTTCGTGGGTGAGGGCGATACGACCCTCAAGGCTGCCATTTCCGTGGTTTCCAGTCAGGAAAATGCCTTCGGGAAGGAAGAGCTCGAAGAGCTGCGCACCATCGCCGGGATGATGGCCCCAGCCCTGGACAACGCCATCCAACACAAACAGGTTGACGAACTATCAAGAACGGATGGCCTCACAGGTCTGCTGAACCACAGGACTTTCCAGATAGTGCTGGACGGGAAGCTGAACCACCTGAGCAGGGGAAACTTCAGGAGTGTGGCTGCTATCATGGTGGATGCAGACCGGTTCAAGGAGGTCAACGACACTTACGGGCACCCTGTCGGCGATGAGGTCCTGGTGGAGTTGGCCAGGCGGTTGAAAATGGGGATCAGGAAAAATGATGCGGTGGCGCGTTATGGTGGTGAGGAGTTTGCTGTCATCCTCGATAATGCCGGTGAAAAAGAAACAAGGGATATAGCTGAAAAGATGCGCCATTCGATACGGTCCAGACCGTTTGCGACCACGGCAGGGAAGATCGAGGTTTCCGCCAGCTTCGGGTTCAGCGTATTTACCGGGACCGATGGATACGCCAGGAAAGAGCTTCTCGGTCAAGCTGATCAGGCCCTGTACCAGGCCAAAGCAGGCGGTCGTGACCGGGTCGTGAGCTATGTGGATATTGAGACGGAAGCCACTGAAATTGAGCCGGTTGCGGAGGATGCCTTAACCGCGATCATGGAGGGTAGAAGATGA